The following proteins come from a genomic window of Lycium ferocissimum isolate CSIRO_LF1 chromosome 4, AGI_CSIRO_Lferr_CH_V1, whole genome shotgun sequence:
- the LOC132052997 gene encoding FRIGIDA-like protein 3 isoform X1: MEGTQSVATLMDCTTSKIQQLQKAFAELESHRAVTLNLQWKQLEEHLNGLQKSLKRRFTELEDQEKEFDTKIVQSNEMLEKRQAAVIAKEQASLQKLQEKRDAAVSTIALALQKHKKPCSVEPTVINCEVQDKPSVLEKPEDSIETEGVIDDTGKPFPYCGVEVKSYPELVNLCRNMDYEGLHKFISDNRKNLAALREEIPLALRAAINPASLVLDSLNGFYNSDMSISDAKKDANLLGLRRTCIMLLECLSTLLNTLGTDYISSIIAENVKGRAKAIAEEWNLKLDELDVDANNGNSLEAHAFLQLLATFGINSNFNQENLSKLIPMVSRRRQTADLCRSLGLSDRMPGVIDVLINNGRHIDAVNLAFAFELTQQFPPVSLLKSYLNEASKTSIPLNSGNPSPTVQNDVNEKELSALKAVLKCIEDHKLEEQYPVDPLQKRVLQLEKAKADKKKATEVAKPQSKRPRPNGVGNGPRVNNVVTEKNFYPRMTDRYPHPVYDRPYAYPGPTSTHVPSFMGAPAYNFSPGHDFFGNGYHYQASYLH, translated from the exons ATGGAAGGTACACAATCAGTTGCAACATTGATGGACTGCACAACATCTAAGATTCAGCAACTACAGAAAGCATTCGCTGAGTTGGAAAGTCACCGTGCTGTTACTCTTAACCTGCAATGGAAGCAACTTGAAGAGCACCTTAATGGGCTTCAGAAGTCCTTGAAGAGACGTTTCACTGAACTGGAAGACCAAGAGAAGGAGTTCGATACAAAAATTGTTCAATCTAATGAGATGTTAGAGAAGCGTCAAGCAGCTGTTATTGCTAAAGAGCAAGCTTCACTTCAGAAGCTTCAGGAGAAAAGAGATGCAGCAGTTTCCACGATTGCTCTTGCTCTGCAGAAGCATAAGAAGCCTTGTTCTGTGGAACCAACTGTCATTAATTGTGAGGTTCAAGACAAGCCATCTGTTCTGGAAAAACCTGAGGATTCCATAGAGACTGAGGGTGTTATAGATGATACCGGAAAACCTTTTCCGTATTGTGGTGTGGAAGTTAAGTCTTATCCAGAACTAGTGAATCTATGCCGAAATATGGATTATGAAGGCCTCCATAAATTCATATCAGACAACCGTAAAAACCTGGCAGCTCTCAGGGAGGAGATCCCTCTTGCTTTAAGAGCTGCAATCAATCCTGCCTCTCTGGTACTGGACTCGCTGAACGGGTTTTACAACTCTGATATGTCAATTTCTGATGCTAAAAAAGATGCGAATCTTTTGGGACTGCGGCGAACTTGTATTATGTTGCTGGAATGCCTTAGTACTTTATTGAACACCCTGGGAACAGATTATATTTCAAGTATAATAGCAGAAAATGTCAAAGGGCGTGCAAAAGCTATCGCTGAGGAGTGGAACCTGAAGTTAGATGAACTTGACGTCGATGCAAATAATGGAAATTCCTTGGAGGCTCATGCATTCTTACAGCTACTTGCTACTTTTGGTATTAATTCCAATTTTAACCAGGAGAACTTATCCAAGCTGATACCCATGGTTTCACGTCGTCGCCAAACAGCTGATCTCTGTCGTTCCCTTGGATTATCTGACAGAATGCCAG GTGTTATTGATGTGTTGATAAATAATGGAAGACATATAGATGCTGTTAATCTAGCTTTTGCATTTGAGCTGACTCAGCAGTTTCCGCCTGTTTCTCTATTGAAATCCTACTTGAATGAAGCCAGCAAAACATCTATACCTCTCAATTCTGGAAATCCATCACCTACTGTGCAG AATGATGTCAATGAGAAAGAGTTGTCTGCACTAAAGGCCGTGTTAAAATGCATTGAAGACCATAAGCTTGAGGAGCAATACCCTGTGGATCCCCTTCAGAAAAGGGTTCTTCAGCTGGAGAAAGCGAAGGCAGACAAGAAAAAGGCAACTGAAGTTGCAAAACCTCAGTCCAAAAGACCTCGTCCAAATGGTGTCGGAAATGGCCCCCGAGTAAATAATGTTGTCACTGAGAAAAACTTCTATCCCAGAATGACTGATAGGTACCCGCATCCCGTTTATGACAGACCGTATGCTTACCCTGGACCGACCAGCACCCATGTTCCATCATTCATGGGTGCTCCTGCTTACAACTTTTCTCCTGGCCATGACTTCTTTGGAAATGGCTACCATTACCAGGCTTCTTACCTGCACTGA
- the LOC132052997 gene encoding FRIGIDA-like protein 3 isoform X2, with protein MDCTTSKIQQLQKAFAELESHRAVTLNLQWKQLEEHLNGLQKSLKRRFTELEDQEKEFDTKIVQSNEMLEKRQAAVIAKEQASLQKLQEKRDAAVSTIALALQKHKKPCSVEPTVINCEVQDKPSVLEKPEDSIETEGVIDDTGKPFPYCGVEVKSYPELVNLCRNMDYEGLHKFISDNRKNLAALREEIPLALRAAINPASLVLDSLNGFYNSDMSISDAKKDANLLGLRRTCIMLLECLSTLLNTLGTDYISSIIAENVKGRAKAIAEEWNLKLDELDVDANNGNSLEAHAFLQLLATFGINSNFNQENLSKLIPMVSRRRQTADLCRSLGLSDRMPGVIDVLINNGRHIDAVNLAFAFELTQQFPPVSLLKSYLNEASKTSIPLNSGNPSPTVQNDVNEKELSALKAVLKCIEDHKLEEQYPVDPLQKRVLQLEKAKADKKKATEVAKPQSKRPRPNGVGNGPRVNNVVTEKNFYPRMTDRYPHPVYDRPYAYPGPTSTHVPSFMGAPAYNFSPGHDFFGNGYHYQASYLH; from the exons ATGGACTGCACAACATCTAAGATTCAGCAACTACAGAAAGCATTCGCTGAGTTGGAAAGTCACCGTGCTGTTACTCTTAACCTGCAATGGAAGCAACTTGAAGAGCACCTTAATGGGCTTCAGAAGTCCTTGAAGAGACGTTTCACTGAACTGGAAGACCAAGAGAAGGAGTTCGATACAAAAATTGTTCAATCTAATGAGATGTTAGAGAAGCGTCAAGCAGCTGTTATTGCTAAAGAGCAAGCTTCACTTCAGAAGCTTCAGGAGAAAAGAGATGCAGCAGTTTCCACGATTGCTCTTGCTCTGCAGAAGCATAAGAAGCCTTGTTCTGTGGAACCAACTGTCATTAATTGTGAGGTTCAAGACAAGCCATCTGTTCTGGAAAAACCTGAGGATTCCATAGAGACTGAGGGTGTTATAGATGATACCGGAAAACCTTTTCCGTATTGTGGTGTGGAAGTTAAGTCTTATCCAGAACTAGTGAATCTATGCCGAAATATGGATTATGAAGGCCTCCATAAATTCATATCAGACAACCGTAAAAACCTGGCAGCTCTCAGGGAGGAGATCCCTCTTGCTTTAAGAGCTGCAATCAATCCTGCCTCTCTGGTACTGGACTCGCTGAACGGGTTTTACAACTCTGATATGTCAATTTCTGATGCTAAAAAAGATGCGAATCTTTTGGGACTGCGGCGAACTTGTATTATGTTGCTGGAATGCCTTAGTACTTTATTGAACACCCTGGGAACAGATTATATTTCAAGTATAATAGCAGAAAATGTCAAAGGGCGTGCAAAAGCTATCGCTGAGGAGTGGAACCTGAAGTTAGATGAACTTGACGTCGATGCAAATAATGGAAATTCCTTGGAGGCTCATGCATTCTTACAGCTACTTGCTACTTTTGGTATTAATTCCAATTTTAACCAGGAGAACTTATCCAAGCTGATACCCATGGTTTCACGTCGTCGCCAAACAGCTGATCTCTGTCGTTCCCTTGGATTATCTGACAGAATGCCAG GTGTTATTGATGTGTTGATAAATAATGGAAGACATATAGATGCTGTTAATCTAGCTTTTGCATTTGAGCTGACTCAGCAGTTTCCGCCTGTTTCTCTATTGAAATCCTACTTGAATGAAGCCAGCAAAACATCTATACCTCTCAATTCTGGAAATCCATCACCTACTGTGCAG AATGATGTCAATGAGAAAGAGTTGTCTGCACTAAAGGCCGTGTTAAAATGCATTGAAGACCATAAGCTTGAGGAGCAATACCCTGTGGATCCCCTTCAGAAAAGGGTTCTTCAGCTGGAGAAAGCGAAGGCAGACAAGAAAAAGGCAACTGAAGTTGCAAAACCTCAGTCCAAAAGACCTCGTCCAAATGGTGTCGGAAATGGCCCCCGAGTAAATAATGTTGTCACTGAGAAAAACTTCTATCCCAGAATGACTGATAGGTACCCGCATCCCGTTTATGACAGACCGTATGCTTACCCTGGACCGACCAGCACCCATGTTCCATCATTCATGGGTGCTCCTGCTTACAACTTTTCTCCTGGCCATGACTTCTTTGGAAATGGCTACCATTACCAGGCTTCTTACCTGCACTGA
- the LOC132052998 gene encoding photosystem I reaction center subunit XI, chloroplastic, with amino-acid sequence MATAASPMASQLKSSFASSLTRGSGLVTPKGISGAPFKIFPSTRKSCFTVKAVQTDKPTFQVIQPLNGDPFIGSLETPVTSSPLIAWYLSNLPAYRTAVSPLLRGVEVGLAHGFLLVGPFVKAGPLRNTPYAGGAGSLAAAGLVVILSMCLTIYGISSFKEGEPSTAPSLTLTGRKKVPDQLQTADGWAKFTGGFFFGGISGVTWAYFLLYVLDLPYYVK; translated from the exons ATGGCTACTGCTGCTTCCCCCATGGCAAGCCAGCTGAAGAGCAGCTTTGCATCTTCTTTAACCAGAGGCAGTGGCCTTGTCACTCCAAAAGGCATTTCTGGTGCACCCTTTAAGATCTTCCCTTCAACAAGGAAGTCTTGCTTCACTGTCAAGGCTGTCCAAACTGACAAA CCCACTTTCCAAGTGATTCAGCCCCTTAATGGTGACCCCTTCATTGGAAGTCTTGAAACTCCAGTAACCTCAAGCCCATTGATTGCATGGTACTTGTCCAACTTACCTGCCTACCGGACCGCAGTGAGCCCACTTCTCCGAGGAGTAGAAGTTGGTCTGGCCCATGGATTCTTACTGGTTGGGCCATTTGTAAAGGCTGGTCCATTGAGAAACACACCTTATGCAG GGGGAGCTGGTTCATTGGCAGCAGCAGGACTTGTAGTGATCCTTAGCATGTGTTTGACTATTTATGgaatttcatcattcaaagaAGGAGAGCCATCAACTGCACCATCTTTGACATTGACTGGCAGGAAGAAAGTGCCTGATCAATTGCAAACTGCAGATGGATGGGCCAAGTTCACAGGTGGATTCTTTTTTGGTGGAATTTCTGGTGTCACTTGGGCTTATTTCCTCCTTTACGTCCTTGATCTTCCTTACTATGTCAAGTAG
- the LOC132053000 gene encoding photosystem I reaction center subunit XI, chloroplastic-like produces MATAASPMTSQLKSSLASSLTRGSGLVTPKGISGAPFKIFPSTRKSCFKVKAVQTDKPTFQVIQPLNGDPFIGSLETPVTSSPLIAWYLSNLPAYRTAVSPLLRGVEVGLAHGFLLVGPFVKAGPLRNTPYAGGAGSLAAAGLVVILSMCLTIYGISSFKEGEPSTAPSLTLTGRKKVPDQLQTADGWAKFTGGFFFGGISGVTWAYFLLYVLDLPYYVK; encoded by the exons ATGGCTACTGCAGCATCTCCCATGACCAGCCAGCTGAAGAGCAGCCTTGCTTCTTCTTTAACCAGAGGCAGTGGCCTTGTTACTCCAAAAGGCATCTCTGGTGCACCTTTTAAGATCTTTCCTTCAACAAGAAAATCTTGTTTCAAAGTCAAGGCTGTCCAAACTGACAAA CCCACTTTCCAAGTGATCCAGCCCCTGAATGGTGACCCGTTCATTGGAAGTCTTGAAACTCCAGTGACCTCAAGCCCATTGATCGCATGGTACCTGTCCAACTTGCCAGCCTACCGGACTGCAGTGAGCCCACTTCTTAGAGGAGTAGAAGTCGGCCTGGCCCATGGATTCCTACTTGTCGGGCCATTTGTAAAGGCTGGTCCATTAAGAAACACACCTTATGCAG GGGGAGCTGGATCTTTGGCAGCAGCAGGACTTGTAGTGATCCTTAGCATGTGTTTGACTATTTATGgaatttcatcattcaaagaAGGAGAGCCATCAACAGCACCATCTTTGACATTGACTGGCAGGAAGAAGGTGCCTGACCAATTGCAAACTGCAGATGGATGGGCCAAGTTCACTGGTGGATTCTTTTTTGGTGGAATTTCTGGTGTCACTTGGGCTTATTTCCTCCTTTATGTCCTTGATCTTCCTTACTATGTCAAGTAA
- the LOC132053001 gene encoding uncharacterized protein LOC132053001, producing the protein MAPSENSGSNGKTSVVVTALDGVINVNSLFTIAIFVGLSLATPGQKSLNSSERCQPGILTVKQLVIFEVLSFSFFLFSSLVAQAIKLSLNLLGSEELAHGFSVVVNERLLKTGMLMTAISSVMGCLFLMVSMLHVIEIKTGRLFCGAKSTIISVTFLIILVVSGLLVYISAAWYAFTHARVHLHE; encoded by the exons ATGGCGCCTTCTGA AAACTCAGGCAGCAATGGCAAGACCAGTGTTGTGGTGACGGCCCTAGACGGAGTCATAAACGTAAATTCACTCTTCACCATTGCCATCTTTGTGGGACTATCTCTTGCAACTCCGGGCCAAAAAAGCCTCAACAGTAGCGAGCGTTGTCAGCCAGGGATTCTAACAGTAAAGCAACTAGTAATCTTCGAGGTGCTTTCGTTcagtttctttctcttctcatCACTAGTGGCACAGGCCATAAAACTCTCCCTCAATCTCCTCGGTAGCGAAGAGTTAGCTCACGGTTTCAGTGTTGTTGTCAATGAAAGACTCCTTAAAACAGGGATGTTGATGACAGCAATCTCCTCTGTTATGGGGTGCTTGTTTCTAATGGTTTCTATGTTGCATGTGATTGAGATCAAAACTGGCAGGCTGTTCTGTGGAGCTAAATCTACTATTATATCAGTTACTTTCCTCATAATCCTGGTGGTTTCTGGTCTTCTGGTCTATATTTCTGCAGCATGGTATGCATTTACCCATGCACGCGTCCACCTCCATGAATAG
- the LOC132052999 gene encoding probable 3-beta-hydroxysteroid-Delta(8),Delta(7)-isomerase, with protein MVSQGEAHPYIPQDLKLPGFVPIFLSQSHIVGVYGLASFLVVLFMWILSGFVPKISKTDRVLMCWWIFTGLTHMVLEGYFVFTPDFYKKTTPVYLAEVWKEYSKGDSRYVGRDAGVVSVEGITAVIEGPACLLAVYAIAAKKSYRHVLQIAICLGQLYGTAVYFITAILEGDNFAASPYHYYAYYVFANHFWVWIPTLIVIHCWKKICAAVKVHEQKTKTR; from the exons ATGGTATCTCAGGGAGAAGCTCATCCCTACATTCCGCAAGATCTGAAATTGCCTGGTTTTGTTCCCATATTCCTCTCACAGTCACACATAGTTGGTGTGTATGGCCTCGCATCCTTCCTGGTTGTTTTGTTCATGTGGATACTCTCAG GGTTTgttcctaaaatatcaaaaactGACAGAGTGCTCATGTGCTGGTGGATTTTCACGGGCCTAACCCACATGGTCCTTGAGGGGTATTTCGTTTTTACTCCAGATTTCTACAAAAAGACTACTCCTGTTTACCTTGCTGAAGTCT GGAAAGAATACAGCAAAGGTGATTCAAGATACGTAGGGCGGGATGCTGGAGTTGTTAGTGTCGAAGGAATCACAGCTGTCATAGAGGGGCCCGCATGCCTTCTTGCAGT GTATGCCATAGCTGCTAAGAAGTCATACAGGCACGTACTTCAAATAGCCATTTGTTTGGGGCAGCTCTATGGCACAGCTGTTTACTTCATAACAGCTATCTTGGAAGGTGATAATTTTGCTGCAAGCCCCTACCACTACTATGCTTACTATGTCTTCGCAAATCATTTCTGGGTTTGGATACCAACTCTCATAGTGATTCACTGCTGGAAGAAAATATGTGCTGCCGTCAAGGTCCACGAGCAGAAGACCAAGACCCGCTGA
- the LOC132053002 gene encoding uncharacterized CRM domain-containing protein At3g25440, chloroplastic-like produces the protein MMGRGFFPARLCKSRQLQHLFISRPVLAHSLSQKNSLFNAICKVFERGVTVRPRFIVQKYDLGLVYSARYFCTTGKAGETSNGGGNDAVAESSGESKEDKIKRKKLKGKREVVKWLKFFRWKKKKEYQRMTAEERILFKLRKARNKEERLVEALKKVEPKEKLEATHDPEILTPEEHFYFLKMGEKCKNYVPVGRRGIYQGVILNMHLHWKKHQTLKVVVKTFSPEEVKEIAAELAKLSGGIVLDIQDDDTIIMYRGKNYSQPPTEIMSPRSTLSRKKALDKSKYRDSLRAVKRHIPRLEQNLELLRLQAENTTGAPDENQEIGLENISPEHRSDQQIEASDKLKRIMVENEEQGEENDSMVDTDIGSDTEDLSDIFETDSEEEHEEKTEEPLYLDVFEKFPVQSNGDAQDFEEHLRQISSNSRKEKSPGEDVDTPRLDDVDRMILQAASLLKKRRR, from the exons ATGATGGGAAGAGGCTTTTTTCCGGCGAGACTCTGCAAATCACGACAGCTCCAACATCTCTTCATCTCCCGACCCGTTTTAGCCCATTCACTTTCCCAGAAAAACAG TCTTTTTAATGCAATATGCAAGGTTTTTGAGAGGGGAGTGACAGTTAGGCCGCGCTTTATTGTACAAAAAtatgatcttggattagtatATTCGGCTCGGTATTTCTGCACAACTGGCAAAGCTGGTGAAACGTCGAATGGCGGTGGAAATGATGCTGTTGCAGAGAGTTCCGGCGAGTCTAAAGAAGATAAAATCAAGAGGAAGAAACTGAAGGGTAAAAGAGAGGTTGTAAAGTGGTTGAAGTTCTTCaggtggaagaagaagaaagagtacCAACGAATGACGGCTGAAGAAAGAATCCTTTTCAAATTGAGGAAG GCAAGGAATAAAGAGGAGAGGCTTGTTGAAGCTCTTAAAAAAGTCGAGCCTAAGGAGAAATTGGAAGCTACTCATGACCCAGAAATATTGACACCAGAAGAACACTTCTACTTCCTGAAAATGGGGGAGAAGTGCAAAAATTATGTACCTGTTGGAAGACGTGGGATATACCAGGGTGTAATCCTTAATATGCATCTGCATTGGAAGAAGCACCAAACTCTGAAAGTAGTGGTGAAAACATTCTCTCCTGAGGAGGTTAAGGAAATTGCTGCAGAGCTTGCAAAATTAAGTGGTGGAATAGTTCTTGATATCCAGGATGATGACACCATTATAATGTACAGAGGAAAGAATTACTCTCAACCACCAACTGAGATAATGTCTCCAAGAAGTACTCTTTCCAGGAAAAAG GCCTTAGATAAATCTAAATACAGAGATTCCTTGAGAGCTGTTAAGAGGCACATTCCACGGCTGGAGCAAAATCTCGAGCTGCTTCGGTTGCAAGCTGAAAACACAACTGGTGCTCCTGACGAAAATCAAGAGATTGGCTTGGAGAATATTAGCCCTGAACATCGTTCGGACCAGCAAATCGAGGCATCTGATAAGCTCAAACGGATAATggttgaaaatgaagaacagGGTGAAGAAAATGATTCGATGGTAGATACAGATATAGGCTCAGATACTGAAGATCTTTCAGATATATTTGAGACTGACTCTGAGGAAGAGCACGAAGAGAAGACCGAAGAACCTCTTTATTTGGATGTGTTTGAAAAGTTTCCAGTGCAGAGCAATGGAGATGCACAGGATTTTGAAGAGCATTTGCGTCAAATATCTTCTAACTCGAGGAAAGAGAAATCACCGGGTGAAGATGTGGATACACCGCGTCTCGATGATGTCGATAGGATGATTCTGCAAGCTGCATCGCTTTTGAAGAAAAGGAGGAGATGA
- the LOC132054720 gene encoding calmodulin-like protein 3, which yields MDPVELHRIFQMFDRNGDGTITKKELNDSLQNLGIHIEEQELIHMIEKIDVNGDGYIDVDEFGTLYKTIMDEKDEEEDMREAFNVFDQNGDGYITVEELRSVLGSLGLNQGKTLEDCKRMIMKVDVDGDGMVDFKEFRQMMKGGGFSLT from the coding sequence ATGGACCCCGTAGAGCTACATAGAATTTTCCAAATGTTCGATCGCAATGGCGATGGAACCATTACAAAAAAGGAGCTCAACGACTCGTTACAAAACTTGGGAATACACATTGAGGAACAAGAACTCATCCATATGATTGAAAAAATAGACGTAAACGGAGATGGATACATAGACGTAGATGAATTTGGGACATTATACAAGACAATAATGGACGAGAAGGATGAAGAGGAAGACATGAGAGAAGCTTTCAATGTGTTTGATCAAAATGGTGATGGATATATAACCGTGGAGGAGTTGAGGTCAGTTTTAGGGTCATTAGGATTGAATCAAGGCAAAACTTTAGAAGATTGTAAGAGGATGATCATGAAAGTTGATGTAGATGGTGATGGTATGGTTGATTTTAAAGAATTTAGACAAATGATGAAAGGTGGTGGATTTTCATTGACATGA
- the LOC132053003 gene encoding uncharacterized protein LOC132053003, whose amino-acid sequence MAVANLQRFASRIARNPSIFSITRSSATSSSSPTRTGSAKVSDRIVKLFAVDPEGHKREIIGLSGQTLLKALTNHGLIDPDSHRLEDIDACSSECEVHIAQEWLEKLPEATYDEQYVLKKNSRARVLNKHSRLGCQVVISPELQGMVVAIPEAKPWDIP is encoded by the coding sequence ATGGCTGTCGCTAATCTGCAGAGATTCGCTTCCCGTATCGCACGAAACCCTTCAATTTTCTCAATAACCCGATCTTCCGCCACGTCATCCTCATCTCCAACCCGCACCGGATCCGCCAAAGTCTCGGATCGTATCGTCAAGCTCTTCGCCGTTGACCCTGAAGGTCATAAACGTGAAATCATCGGACTTTCGGGTCAAACTCTTCTCAAAGCCCTAACTAATCACGGGTTAATCGACCCGGATTCACATCGCCTTGAAGATATCGACGCGTGTTCCTCTGAGTGTGAGGTGCATATTGCTCAGGAATGGCTTGAGAAGCTTCCAGAAGCTACTTATGATGAACAGTATGTGTTGAAGAAGAATTCTAGGGCTAGGGTTTTGAACAAGCATTCAAGGTTGGGTTGTCAGGTTGTGATTTCACCGGAGCTTCAAGGAATGGTTGTTGCAATTCCTGAGGCTAAGCCATGGGATATCCCATAA